From a single Gavia stellata isolate bGavSte3 chromosome 5, bGavSte3.hap2, whole genome shotgun sequence genomic region:
- the HAND2 gene encoding heart- and neural crest derivatives-expressed protein 2, with translation MSLVGGFPHHPVVHHEGYPFAAAAAAAAAAATRCGHEENPYFHGWLISSHPEMSPPDYSMALSYSPEYANGAPGMDHSHYGGVPPGNGPPGLGGPRPVKRRGTANRKERRRTQSINSAFAELRECIPNVPADTKLSKIKTLRLATSYIAYLMDLLAKDDQNGEAEAFKAEIKKTDVKEEKRKKELNEILKSTVSSNDKKTKGRTGWPQHVWALELKQ, from the exons ATGAGTCTAGTGGGCGGCTTCCCCCACCACCCGGTGGTGCACCATGAGGGCTACCCTttcgccgccgccgccgctgccgccgccgccgccgccacccgcTGCGGCCACGAGGAGAACCCCTACTTCCACGGCTGGCTCATCAGCAGCCACCCGGAGATGTCCCCCCCCGACTACAGCATGGCTCTGTCCTACAGCCCCGAGTACGCCAACGGGGCGCCGGGCATGGACCACTCCCATTACGGGGGGGTGCCTCCCGGGAACGGCCCGCCCGGGCTCGGGGGGCCCCGGCCGGTGAAGCGCAGGGGCACGGCGAACCGCAAGGAGCGGCGCAGGACTCAGAGCATCAACAGCGCCTTCGCGGAGCTGCGGGAGTGCATCCCCAACGTGCCCGCCGACACGAAGCTCTCCAAGATCAAAACCCTCCGCCTGGCCACCAGCTACATCGCCTACCTCATGGACCTGCTGGCGAAGGATGACCAGAACGGGGAGGCGGAGGCCTTCAAGGCAGAGATCAAGAAGACAGACgtgaaggaggagaagaggaagaaagagctg AACGAAATCTTGAAAAGCACAGTTAGCAGCAACGATAAGAAAACCAAAGGGAGGACTGGCTGGCCGCAGCATGTCTGGGCTTTGGAGCTCAAGCAGTGA